The Arenicella xantha genome window below encodes:
- a CDS encoding MotA/TolQ/ExbB proton channel family protein: MKRLLTAIAITATFAFAPVQAQTVDQLLSDVKSGSLQKSKAATDLENRFRSAGGGKAAILANLKAQRATLDARSEALENQYAANNEELNTIRTARQAALGNLKDLFGAVQQVVGEAEARFDTSIVSAQYPGRGANFDEISKKVSNQANQLVTAGEVESVWRELFNELVQQGKVAKFSASVATASGARTDQDVVRVGVFNLIGDGNFLTYGKGGVAELPRQPDGRYLSQAGDLFGAAGSGGTVNFALDPTQGRLLDAAVESPSLRERIDQGGPVGYIILGVGLFAALIAIYKIVTLFGVAASVNKQAKNPGSPSTKNPLGRVLKAVTDNPTKDTEAMELRLSEAIMKETPKLTSWLMFLKIVSVVAPLAGLLGTVLGMIETFQSITLFGAGDPKLMAGGISQALVTTVCGLVVAIPIVLLHTAAASKAKRVEEILEEQSAGMVARQIES; the protein is encoded by the coding sequence ATGAAGCGTTTATTAACAGCTATTGCTATTACAGCAACGTTCGCCTTCGCCCCAGTTCAAGCTCAAACTGTCGACCAACTTCTATCTGATGTTAAAAGTGGCAGTTTGCAAAAAAGCAAAGCAGCGACTGATTTAGAGAATCGATTTCGTTCAGCTGGCGGCGGTAAAGCTGCCATTCTGGCAAATCTAAAAGCACAGCGTGCGACATTGGATGCGCGCAGTGAAGCGCTTGAAAACCAATACGCCGCAAATAACGAAGAGTTGAATACGATTCGTACCGCTCGCCAAGCTGCACTCGGTAATCTGAAAGATTTATTTGGTGCCGTACAGCAGGTAGTTGGTGAGGCAGAAGCCCGTTTCGACACTTCTATCGTGTCGGCTCAGTACCCAGGTCGTGGTGCTAATTTTGACGAAATTTCCAAGAAAGTATCGAATCAAGCGAATCAGCTTGTGACGGCTGGTGAGGTTGAGTCAGTGTGGCGTGAGCTTTTTAACGAGCTTGTGCAGCAAGGTAAAGTAGCCAAGTTTAGTGCCTCTGTAGCAACTGCTTCTGGCGCGCGTACTGACCAAGATGTGGTTCGAGTTGGTGTGTTTAACTTGATTGGTGATGGTAACTTCCTAACCTACGGTAAAGGTGGTGTGGCTGAATTGCCGCGTCAACCAGACGGTCGATATTTGAGTCAAGCTGGTGATTTGTTCGGAGCAGCTGGTTCAGGTGGTACGGTTAATTTCGCGTTGGATCCAACACAAGGTCGCTTACTTGATGCGGCAGTTGAGAGTCCAAGTCTGAGAGAGCGAATTGACCAAGGTGGACCAGTTGGTTACATCATTTTAGGTGTTGGTTTATTCGCCGCGTTAATCGCTATTTACAAGATTGTGACGTTGTTTGGTGTTGCGGCTTCCGTTAACAAGCAAGCTAAGAATCCTGGCTCGCCTTCAACGAAGAACCCACTTGGTCGTGTATTGAAAGCGGTTACTGATAATCCAACTAAAGATACCGAGGCGATGGAGCTGAGGTTGTCTGAGGCGATTATGAAGGAAACGCCGAAACTGACATCTTGGTTGATGTTCTTGAAGATCGTTTCAGTAGTAGCACCACTAGCGGGTCTACTCGGTACGGTGCTCGGTATGATTGAGACGTTCCAATCAATTACTTTGTTCGGTGCGGGAGATCCAAAGCTTATGGCTGGCGGTATTTCTCAAGCGCTGGTAACCACAGTATGTGGTCTAGTAGTAGCAATTCCGATCGTTCTCTTGCATACCGCCGCTGCGTCAAAAGCGAAGCGTGTTGAGGAAATCCTCGAAGAGCAGTCAGCTGGTATGGTTGCTCGTCAGATCGAAAGCTAA